Proteins from a single region of Oceanispirochaeta sp. M1:
- the rmuC gene encoding DNA recombination protein RmuC, whose amino-acid sequence MEGYLILGLIILCALLVLLLLRKGRAPADSSSERGMLLMGQRLEQLDLLVRQVDEMNKVFHSPRLRGGLGEVLLEELIRNRLPREAYDFQYSFSGGQRADAVIRMGSYKVAVDAKFPLEQMSALKDGSPEAELPRSIRKIFQNHGKSIAEKYILPREGTMPFALMYIPSENIYYRVFIAGSADLMEELLGMGILPVGPSSLFTYLQTAAYGFRGFSFSSRSREIMQLIAQLRTDYEVFSRQYQVANTHLKNFQKAWEESGARLSVLDRTIGRLHENNHNSE is encoded by the coding sequence ATGGAAGGCTATCTGATCCTGGGACTGATCATTCTCTGCGCACTACTGGTTCTGCTGCTTCTCAGAAAAGGGAGGGCTCCTGCCGACAGCTCCTCGGAGAGAGGCATGCTGCTAATGGGACAGAGACTGGAGCAGCTGGATCTCCTTGTCCGCCAGGTTGACGAGATGAACAAAGTCTTCCACAGTCCCCGCCTCAGGGGAGGTCTCGGAGAGGTTCTACTTGAAGAGCTTATACGGAACCGCCTGCCCCGTGAGGCCTATGACTTTCAGTACAGTTTCTCCGGGGGACAGAGAGCGGATGCTGTAATCCGCATGGGGAGCTACAAGGTAGCCGTTGATGCAAAGTTTCCCCTAGAACAGATGAGTGCACTCAAGGATGGATCTCCCGAGGCTGAGCTGCCCAGAAGCATACGGAAAATATTTCAGAACCATGGGAAATCGATAGCCGAAAAATATATACTGCCCAGAGAGGGGACAATGCCCTTTGCCCTGATGTATATCCCCTCGGAAAATATCTATTACAGAGTCTTTATTGCGGGAAGTGCCGACCTTATGGAGGAACTCCTTGGAATGGGGATTCTCCCGGTGGGCCCCTCATCCCTGTTCACATATTTACAGACAGCTGCCTACGGCTTCAGAGGATTCAGTTTCTCATCCCGGAGCAGAGAGATCATGCAGCTTATCGCTCAGCTGCGTACTGATTACGAGGTATTCAGCAGACAGTACCAGGTGGCAAATACACATTTGAAGAATTTCCAGAAGGCCTGGGAAGAAAGCGGAGCCCGCCTCTCCGTCCTGGACAGGACAATAGGCAGACTCCACGAAAATAATCATAATTCAGAATAA
- a CDS encoding aminopeptidase, whose translation MINYKDYARVVLKKGLNLKKHQNLIILCNEGNYDMARELAKEAYALGAGYVEISVQDNYITKARLEAQKGEALEYVPNYEIGKGHQLLSEDWARIRIDSSEEQDVLATADSEKLGALSKAKRQALNFVSRSMMNGEHPWCVICSPGPEWAKKVLGDNATTEELWDVLKPVLRLDKADPAQAWEDHGKDLWDRCAKLNDMVLDRVHFEAEGTDLTIGLNSISRWHGGPAALPDGRMVFNNLPTEEVFTTPDYKRCDGTVRVTKALKVLETPIEGAWFKFEKGKVVDFGADKGHDILQKFLDMDEGARSLGEVALVDESSPIAASGLLFGSILYDENASCHIALGAGYPTCLELPPGTSGDETLRSYGCNTSLLHTDFMIGSPSLDVTGYDKDGKAYPVIRKGSFTL comes from the coding sequence ATGATTAACTATAAAGACTATGCCCGTGTAGTACTGAAAAAAGGTCTGAATTTAAAAAAACATCAGAATCTTATCATTTTGTGCAATGAAGGTAACTATGATATGGCCAGAGAACTTGCAAAGGAAGCCTATGCTCTGGGAGCAGGATATGTTGAGATTTCGGTACAGGATAATTATATAACTAAAGCCCGTCTTGAGGCTCAGAAAGGGGAGGCTCTGGAATATGTGCCGAATTATGAAATCGGAAAAGGACATCAGCTCCTTTCCGAGGACTGGGCACGTATCCGGATAGACAGCAGTGAGGAACAGGATGTTCTTGCCACTGCTGATTCCGAAAAACTTGGAGCACTCTCCAAGGCAAAGCGGCAGGCCCTGAATTTTGTCAGCCGTTCCATGATGAACGGTGAGCACCCCTGGTGTGTTATCTGTTCACCCGGTCCCGAGTGGGCTAAGAAAGTGCTTGGAGATAATGCCACAACAGAAGAACTGTGGGATGTGCTGAAGCCCGTACTCAGACTGGATAAGGCTGATCCCGCACAGGCCTGGGAGGATCATGGAAAGGATCTCTGGGACAGATGTGCCAAACTCAATGATATGGTTCTGGATCGTGTTCATTTTGAAGCAGAGGGTACTGATCTTACAATCGGCCTGAATAGCATCAGCCGCTGGCATGGTGGACCCGCAGCACTACCTGATGGACGTATGGTATTCAACAACCTTCCCACAGAAGAAGTATTCACTACTCCCGACTATAAACGTTGTGACGGTACTGTAAGGGTCACCAAGGCTCTCAAGGTTCTGGAAACTCCCATTGAGGGTGCCTGGTTCAAGTTCGAGAAGGGTAAAGTTGTTGATTTCGGAGCTGACAAGGGTCATGATATTCTACAGAAATTTCTGGATATGGATGAAGGTGCCCGCTCTCTGGGAGAGGTCGCACTGGTTGATGAGTCATCACCCATCGCCGCCAGCGGTCTGCTCTTCGGTTCAATTCTCTATGATGAGAATGCATCCTGTCATATCGCACTGGGAGCAGGTTATCCCACATGTTTGGAGCTTCCCCCGGGAACTTCCGGAGATGAAACACTCCGCTCCTACGGCTGTAATACTTCGCTTCTGCATACGGACTTTATGATTGGATCCCCTTCACTTGATGTGACTGGTTACGATAAAGACGGAAAGGCCTATCCTGTTATCAGAAAAGGTTCTTTCACTCTGTAA
- a CDS encoding endonuclease/exonuclease/phosphatase family protein translates to MKNPFFYILLSALFFSCLLPDEPEAESLTLISWNVQNLFDAVSDGFEYPEYDPSGSDWNEQKMRIKLENLKEVLLSLDGGLPDILLLQEVENRNILEILNEEYLDGYYSFSDSWKDSTSAIGCGVLSRIVPDQIHIHFPGEYRGRALRPLAEIHFSIASEELVVFNNHWKSRGGGQMATEEGRIMASELLCRRIRELREEGVKNLIVTGDLNGSCEDYRSGGSQCAQIPVEEIFDIPWDGSLVVSYDSADTWMESSKVILYSPWKDMDGEGSYFFQNRWMKLDHFLLDRGLLDDQGLEYFDSACVVLPVNSDDQGLPLVWESWREAGCSDHFPVFLSLGFHEKRDD, encoded by the coding sequence ATGAAAAATCCATTTTTCTATATTCTGCTGTCTGCTCTGTTCTTTTCCTGTCTTTTGCCCGATGAGCCTGAAGCCGAGTCTCTGACTCTTATCAGCTGGAATGTTCAGAATCTTTTTGACGCCGTATCAGACGGGTTTGAATATCCTGAATATGATCCTTCCGGTTCGGATTGGAATGAGCAGAAGATGAGAATCAAACTGGAGAATCTCAAGGAGGTTCTCCTCTCCCTTGACGGCGGTTTGCCGGATATTCTTTTACTGCAGGAAGTTGAAAACAGAAATATACTTGAAATACTTAACGAAGAATACCTGGACGGATACTACAGTTTCAGCGATTCCTGGAAGGATAGCACTTCCGCTATCGGCTGTGGAGTGCTATCCCGGATAGTTCCTGACCAGATCCATATTCATTTTCCCGGTGAATATAGGGGACGGGCCCTGAGGCCCCTGGCGGAGATTCATTTCTCCATAGCTTCAGAGGAGCTGGTGGTATTTAATAATCACTGGAAGTCCCGGGGCGGTGGGCAGATGGCCACAGAGGAGGGGCGCATCATGGCTTCGGAGTTATTATGCCGCCGTATCCGTGAACTCAGGGAAGAGGGTGTGAAGAACTTGATAGTTACAGGAGATCTCAACGGTTCCTGTGAAGACTATAGAAGCGGTGGGTCTCAGTGCGCTCAGATTCCTGTAGAGGAGATTTTCGATATTCCCTGGGATGGCAGCCTTGTTGTCTCTTATGACTCTGCGGATACATGGATGGAATCTTCCAAGGTTATTCTCTATTCACCCTGGAAGGATATGGATGGTGAAGGGAGCTATTTCTTTCAGAACCGCTGGATGAAACTGGATCATTTTCTTCTGGACCGGGGGCTTCTTGATGATCAGGGGTTGGAATATTTTGACAGTGCCTGTGTCGTTCTTCCGGTCAATAGTGATGACCAGGGTTTGCCTCTGGTCTGGGAAAGCTGGAGAGAAGCGGGCTGCTCTGACCATTTTCCGGTATTTCTGTCTCTTGGATTTCATGAGAAAAGAGATGATTGA
- a CDS encoding ATP-dependent Clp protease proteolytic subunit: MIRRLEEEGKQQKSEGEQDALSQKMLKTRTILLSGEINKELAEKVIKQLLLLEADGDDPIKVFIDSPGGDADAGYAIYDMIRFIKPDVYTVGMGLVASAGALVLLAAPLDKRIGLPNSHYLIHQPLSGIRGVATEIEIHAVELEKLRVKINKLIAEETGVDEEKVSEDTDRDYWMNADEALNYKLVSKVITTRKELEKIEKK; encoded by the coding sequence ATGATCAGACGTCTGGAGGAAGAGGGAAAACAGCAGAAATCCGAAGGTGAACAGGATGCCCTCTCTCAGAAAATGCTTAAAACCAGAACTATTCTTCTCTCGGGAGAGATCAACAAAGAACTGGCCGAAAAAGTGATCAAACAGCTCCTCCTGCTGGAAGCTGACGGGGATGATCCCATTAAGGTCTTTATTGATTCTCCCGGGGGAGATGCGGATGCAGGTTACGCCATCTACGATATGATCCGTTTTATAAAGCCCGATGTTTATACAGTCGGTATGGGACTTGTTGCCAGTGCCGGTGCACTTGTGCTTCTGGCAGCTCCTCTTGATAAGAGAATTGGTCTGCCCAACTCTCACTACCTGATTCATCAGCCCTTAAGTGGTATTCGCGGTGTGGCCACAGAAATTGAGATCCATGCTGTTGAGCTTGAAAAACTGAGAGTGAAAATTAACAAGCTTATTGCCGAAGAAACAGGTGTTGATGAGGAGAAGGTCAGTGAAGATACTGATCGTGACTACTGGATGAACGCCGACGAAGCACTTAATTACAAACTTGTCAGCAAGGTCATTACCACCAGGAAAGAACTGGAGAAGATTGAGAAAAAATAA
- the era gene encoding GTPase Era → MKSAFVAIIGRPSAGKSTLLNALCREKVSITAEVPQTTRNKIRGIVTEEEGQLVFIDTPGYHNSERKFNKYLKDVVLSSLDESDMVLYVVDATRPPGIEEQEIIQLLSKQKDKPVLLVLNKADLKAEYHSEIKGLMSVNVHPDALMETSALKGTGVDALRERLLELAPEGELMYPEDFYTDQQPEFRIAEIIREKAISQTSQEIPHALYVEIADTEMKGNELWVRAFLTVESESQVGIVVGKEGKRIKWIRIASLKEFKKIFDYKVRLDLRVKVNPRWRRKDYLLKGMLK, encoded by the coding sequence ATGAAATCAGCATTTGTTGCCATAATAGGCCGTCCTTCGGCAGGAAAATCCACTCTTCTCAATGCTCTGTGCCGGGAAAAGGTGTCCATTACCGCCGAAGTCCCCCAGACAACCAGGAATAAAATCCGCGGTATTGTCACTGAAGAAGAGGGTCAGCTGGTATTTATTGATACACCGGGCTACCACAACTCAGAGAGGAAATTCAATAAATATCTGAAGGATGTTGTTCTCTCTTCTCTGGATGAATCGGATATGGTTCTCTATGTTGTAGATGCAACCCGCCCTCCCGGAATCGAGGAGCAGGAAATTATTCAGCTTCTTAGTAAACAAAAAGACAAACCCGTTCTTCTGGTTCTGAACAAGGCTGATCTTAAAGCGGAATACCACAGCGAAATCAAAGGACTTATGTCGGTAAATGTTCATCCCGATGCCCTGATGGAAACTTCTGCTCTCAAGGGAACAGGTGTGGATGCACTTCGTGAGCGGCTCTTAGAGCTTGCACCCGAGGGAGAACTTATGTATCCCGAGGACTTCTATACAGACCAGCAGCCCGAGTTCAGGATTGCAGAAATCATCAGAGAAAAGGCCATAAGCCAGACTAGTCAGGAGATTCCACATGCATTGTATGTTGAAATAGCCGACACCGAGATGAAGGGCAATGAACTCTGGGTCCGTGCCTTTCTGACAGTAGAATCTGAATCTCAGGTTGGAATTGTTGTTGGTAAAGAGGGAAAGCGTATCAAGTGGATACGTATTGCCTCACTCAAGGAATTCAAAAAAATATTCGACTACAAAGTCCGCCTGGATCTGAGGGTTAAGGTTAATCCCCGCTGGAGACGAAAAGATTACCTTTTGAAGGGAATGCTGAAATAA
- a CDS encoding sensor histidine kinase: MKKPSGSDADWDALRQQIIGLGEGSHSKNYYPALKQSRDALIRFRGVVEEIPDMILIVDDQGNILDLNRAAEKVFSKSRKELMNLSVDLLLEGRYDILKSGTSEVDRLFADEEDGVKIYRELEVRPVRVEHKSLWVVIGRNVTYRIKAEQELRLVNENLEELVQERTASIEEQMVLLKDTQNQLILSAKMAVLGTLVAGVAHEINNPLGIGITASSALVSKIRELKNSQEGGNLTEEDFIDFLDYLSQSASLIQTNLERAGELVKSFKQVAVDQSSEQSRKIFILLYLEEVVQSLYPQWKKHRVHIMGDENIQIKTVPGDWSQILTNLIINSVVHGFREIKTGGEVEIRVSRERDDLVVHYKDNGCGLSDEQIEKIFDPFYTTARESGGTGLGMHIVYNIVTLRMGGDIRTNRMDKPGSSFSIRIPL, from the coding sequence ATGAAGAAACCTTCAGGCAGTGATGCGGACTGGGATGCTCTGAGACAGCAGATAATCGGTCTGGGAGAGGGCAGTCACAGCAAGAATTATTACCCCGCTCTCAAGCAGTCAAGGGATGCTCTGATCCGCTTTCGGGGAGTCGTTGAGGAAATTCCGGATATGATTCTGATTGTAGATGATCAGGGAAATATTCTTGACCTGAACAGAGCCGCGGAAAAAGTATTTTCAAAAAGTAGAAAAGAGCTTATGAACCTCTCTGTGGACCTTCTTTTAGAGGGGCGGTATGATATTTTGAAATCGGGAACTTCCGAAGTGGACAGGCTGTTTGCTGATGAAGAGGACGGTGTGAAGATCTATCGTGAACTTGAAGTGAGACCGGTTCGGGTGGAGCACAAATCTCTCTGGGTGGTTATTGGACGAAATGTTACGTACCGGATTAAGGCGGAGCAGGAACTGCGGCTGGTAAACGAAAATCTGGAAGAACTGGTGCAGGAAAGAACGGCATCCATCGAAGAGCAGATGGTACTGCTCAAGGATACCCAGAACCAGCTGATCCTTTCGGCAAAAATGGCTGTTCTGGGAACTCTTGTCGCTGGTGTTGCTCATGAGATTAATAACCCTCTGGGCATAGGTATTACCGCCTCCAGTGCCCTGGTTTCAAAGATAAGAGAGCTAAAGAATTCTCAGGAAGGCGGAAATCTGACGGAAGAAGATTTTATAGATTTTCTGGATTATCTGAGTCAGTCGGCCTCTCTGATACAGACCAATCTTGAACGGGCAGGTGAACTGGTTAAGTCATTCAAGCAGGTGGCTGTGGATCAAAGCAGTGAGCAGTCCAGGAAGATTTTTATTCTCCTCTACCTTGAGGAAGTTGTTCAGAGTTTATATCCCCAATGGAAAAAGCATAGGGTTCATATAATGGGTGATGAGAATATTCAGATAAAAACAGTGCCGGGAGACTGGTCACAGATTCTGACAAATCTTATTATCAATTCTGTTGTTCATGGATTCAGAGAAATAAAAACAGGGGGAGAGGTCGAAATCAGGGTTTCCAGAGAAAGGGATGATCTTGTTGTCCATTACAAAGACAACGGATGCGGACTTTCAGATGAGCAGATAGAGAAGATCTTTGACCCCTTTTATACTACTGCCAGGGAGAGTGGCGGTACTGGACTGGGGATGCATATAGTTTATAATATCGTCACCCTCAGGATGGGTGGAGATATCAGAACAAATCGAATGGATAAACCGGGATCCTCATTTTCTATAAGAATCCCGCTTTAG
- a CDS encoding iron-containing alcohol dehydrogenase, whose protein sequence is MDVLRKFLCPEFVFGPGAVSLAGRYAEHMGASRVLLVSDPGINKAGWTAVVQASLEERNISYEIFDSVLPNPRDTQVMEGASFYTERNCDVILAVGGGSVLDAAKGIGIVAANGGHILDYEGVDAIPDPIPPLICIPTTCGSSADVSQFAIISDSRGRRKIAIISKSLVPDISLIDPDTLETMSRELMAAVCLDTLTHSIEAYVSQAHSFITDRHALGAISLIGEHFIPALMHRDDRDLQSYMMQASLEAGLAFSNASLGLVHAMAHVLGGLKDFPHGICNGFLLQNVCSYNYDACPERYDKITETLRGGENKSSLSGREALLDAIGILVEASGIKQELGRFRLSSPECRTLAEMSLKDVCIVTNPREPGLKEIASLYEETFRQ, encoded by the coding sequence ATGGATGTGTTGAGAAAATTTTTGTGTCCCGAGTTTGTTTTTGGACCGGGTGCAGTTTCTTTGGCAGGGCGCTATGCTGAGCATATGGGCGCCTCGAGAGTCCTCCTTGTTTCTGACCCCGGAATCAATAAGGCAGGATGGACAGCCGTCGTACAGGCCTCTCTGGAAGAACGAAATATATCCTACGAAATCTTTGATTCAGTACTCCCTAATCCACGGGATACACAGGTTATGGAAGGCGCCTCTTTTTATACAGAACGGAATTGTGATGTAATTCTTGCTGTGGGGGGAGGTTCTGTTCTGGATGCCGCCAAGGGGATAGGTATTGTGGCCGCAAACGGCGGTCATATTCTGGACTATGAAGGGGTAGATGCCATTCCTGATCCTATTCCACCACTTATCTGCATACCCACAACCTGCGGGAGTTCCGCCGATGTCAGTCAGTTCGCCATAATCAGCGACTCCAGGGGCCGCAGGAAAATTGCCATCATCTCAAAATCGCTTGTTCCTGACATCTCTCTAATCGATCCGGATACACTGGAAACTATGAGCCGTGAATTGATGGCCGCCGTATGTCTGGATACATTGACTCATTCCATAGAAGCCTACGTCTCTCAGGCACATTCGTTTATTACAGACCGGCATGCCCTTGGGGCAATTTCACTTATTGGAGAACACTTTATTCCCGCTTTAATGCATAGGGATGACCGGGATCTGCAGTCCTATATGATGCAGGCTTCCCTTGAGGCTGGTCTCGCTTTCTCCAATGCAAGCCTGGGGCTTGTTCATGCCATGGCCCATGTTCTTGGAGGTCTGAAAGATTTCCCCCACGGTATCTGTAACGGTTTTCTGCTGCAGAATGTCTGCTCATATAATTATGATGCCTGTCCGGAACGTTATGATAAAATAACGGAGACCCTCAGGGGAGGGGAGAATAAAAGTAGTCTCAGCGGCCGGGAGGCTCTGTTGGATGCCATCGGAATCCTGGTGGAAGCAAGCGGGATAAAGCAGGAACTGGGACGGTTCAGGCTGTCTTCGCCCGAATGCCGGACTTTAGCTGAAATGTCTCTGAAAGATGTCTGCATCGTTACCAATCCCCGTGAGCCCGGTTTGAAGGAGATAGCATCATTATATGAAGAAACCTTCAGGCAGTGA
- the lysS gene encoding lysine--tRNA ligase, giving the protein MSNNSKVRSTHWADITADKIIRERGPREHFTCASGITPSGTVHIGNFREIISVELVVRALRDKGEKVRFIYSWDDYDVFRKVPKNMPQQEMLETYLRKPIVVVPDVLGDAESYAAANEKILENLLPAVGVFPEYIYQAKRYRNSEYAEGIKKALVHQDDIRRQLNESRTSDLPADWMPVSVFCTSCDRDTTKVTGWDGDYGVSFECECGHSETVDLRKTSAVKLPWRIDWPMRWKQEEVDFEPAGKDHHSEGGSFDTAKKTAKEVYDHEPPVTFQYDFIRIKGRGGKISSSSGEVISLEDVLEVYQPEVLRYMFAGTRPNTEFAISFDLDVLKIYEDYDKCERTYFNKPDSPKALKKWEKQARIYELSQVGDVPKEMPFQMQIRHLCNLLQVHSGDIDAVVATMDDLAPEQNERFRQRCACAWVWVKEFAPEDFRYALRTVEDGPVELETKNQEAVRRLAVIVEKNIEIMAEKEFSILVYDMMKELELESADFFTAVYQALISKEKGPRLISFLYTLGKDKVVSLLKLY; this is encoded by the coding sequence ATGAGTAATAATAGCAAAGTAAGATCGACACATTGGGCGGATATTACCGCCGATAAAATTATCCGGGAAAGAGGACCCAGGGAACACTTCACCTGTGCCTCGGGAATTACCCCTTCCGGAACTGTTCATATAGGGAACTTCAGAGAGATTATCTCTGTGGAGCTTGTTGTCCGGGCTCTCCGTGACAAGGGCGAGAAAGTTCGCTTCATTTATTCCTGGGATGACTATGATGTTTTCAGAAAGGTTCCCAAGAACATGCCCCAGCAGGAGATGCTGGAAACTTATTTAAGAAAACCCATCGTTGTGGTTCCCGATGTACTGGGAGACGCGGAAAGTTACGCAGCTGCCAATGAAAAGATTCTCGAAAATCTTCTTCCTGCAGTGGGTGTTTTTCCTGAATATATATATCAGGCCAAACGCTACCGCAACTCCGAATACGCAGAAGGTATCAAAAAAGCTCTTGTTCATCAGGATGATATTCGCCGTCAGCTTAATGAGAGCCGGACAAGTGATCTTCCCGCCGACTGGATGCCAGTTTCTGTATTCTGTACATCCTGTGACAGGGATACCACAAAGGTTACAGGCTGGGACGGAGATTACGGTGTGAGCTTTGAATGTGAATGCGGTCATAGTGAAACAGTTGATCTACGTAAGACATCCGCAGTTAAACTCCCCTGGAGAATCGACTGGCCCATGAGATGGAAGCAGGAAGAGGTAGACTTTGAGCCTGCCGGCAAGGACCATCACTCCGAGGGCGGTTCCTTTGATACAGCTAAAAAGACAGCCAAGGAAGTTTATGATCATGAACCTCCTGTAACCTTTCAGTATGACTTTATCCGCATCAAGGGACGGGGTGGGAAAATCTCCTCCTCCTCAGGTGAAGTTATCTCGCTGGAGGATGTTCTGGAAGTGTACCAGCCGGAAGTTCTCCGCTATATGTTTGCCGGAACCAGACCAAATACCGAATTCGCCATCAGCTTTGATCTCGATGTACTGAAGATCTATGAAGATTATGATAAGTGTGAGCGGACATATTTTAATAAGCCCGACAGTCCCAAGGCTCTGAAAAAATGGGAAAAACAGGCTCGTATCTATGAATTGTCTCAGGTTGGTGATGTCCCGAAAGAGATGCCGTTCCAGATGCAGATCCGTCACCTGTGCAACCTGCTTCAGGTTCACTCCGGAGATATTGATGCTGTAGTTGCCACTATGGATGATCTGGCTCCCGAGCAGAATGAGCGTTTCAGACAGCGCTGTGCCTGTGCCTGGGTATGGGTTAAAGAATTTGCACCCGAAGATTTCCGATATGCTCTGAGGACCGTAGAAGACGGTCCTGTTGAACTGGAAACAAAGAATCAGGAAGCAGTCAGACGGCTTGCTGTGATTGTTGAAAAGAACATTGAAATAATGGCAGAGAAGGAATTCAGTATCCTGGTCTATGACATGATGAAGGAACTGGAGCTTGAGTCAGCCGATTTTTTTACAGCGGTCTACCAGGCGCTTATCTCCAAGGAGAAGGGGCCCCGTCTGATCAGTTTCCTTTACACCCTTGGAAAAGACAAGGTCGTTTCTCTTCTTAAATTATATTAA
- a CDS encoding septal ring lytic transglycosylase RlpA family protein has translation MKKMIILSLLVIILPVFGLYAYEEEGIASWYGGKFHGRLTANGETFNTHELTAAHKQLPFNTMVTVTNKTNGKSVQVRINDRGPFVDGRTIDLSYAAAVQLEMIKTGTAPIILQVDSMDFLEIRFSIQVGAYGNLENATAMKRKLEANGFSPKATLNNKGVTRIYLADIPEDETMIYADRLKTMGITNILIKQN, from the coding sequence ATGAAGAAAATGATCATTCTCAGTCTCTTAGTAATAATTCTACCTGTCTTTGGACTGTACGCCTATGAAGAAGAAGGTATAGCCTCCTGGTATGGTGGAAAATTTCATGGAAGACTCACTGCAAACGGTGAAACTTTCAACACACATGAGCTTACAGCCGCTCATAAACAGCTCCCTTTCAACACAATGGTTACGGTTACCAATAAGACAAACGGTAAATCTGTTCAGGTTAGAATCAATGACAGAGGCCCCTTTGTAGACGGCCGGACAATTGATCTCTCCTATGCTGCAGCGGTTCAGCTGGAGATGATAAAAACCGGCACAGCACCCATCATCCTGCAGGTGGACAGTATGGATTTCCTGGAAATCCGGTTCTCCATTCAGGTGGGAGCCTACGGAAACCTTGAAAATGCCACTGCCATGAAAAGGAAACTGGAAGCAAACGGTTTTTCACCAAAAGCCACATTAAATAATAAGGGTGTTACCAGAATATATCTGGCTGATATCCCTGAAGATGAAACCATGATCTATGCAGACAGACTGAAAACCATGGGCATAACAAACATACTGATAAAGCAGAACTGA
- a CDS encoding C39 family peptidase, producing MPVFKKNIIITLLLISLTGLSGLHAQGTESKEIDLPWFGQLEEWGDEALGDSKTLDIARHGCALTSTAMVLKYYGVKTDPRKLNKWLLNNSGYDKGWDDESGEYLGRVRMIWDIVASGHSEIGLFRRYDFTALPADLYLIRGYLDGGIPVIAEVLRPGAIPHFVVLTAYEGDDFLIRDPLDEDIRYLSEGYKISDSHGSGAARNIFGIRIFTPAD from the coding sequence ATGCCTGTTTTCAAGAAAAATATTATTATCACTCTTCTACTGATCTCCCTGACAGGCCTCAGCGGCCTGCATGCTCAGGGAACAGAATCCAAAGAAATTGACCTGCCATGGTTCGGTCAGCTTGAGGAATGGGGTGATGAAGCCCTGGGTGACAGCAAGACCTTAGATATTGCCCGCCACGGATGTGCGCTTACATCGACTGCGATGGTACTTAAATATTACGGTGTAAAAACCGATCCCCGAAAACTCAACAAATGGCTTCTTAATAACAGCGGCTATGATAAGGGTTGGGATGACGAAAGTGGAGAGTACCTTGGAAGAGTCCGCATGATCTGGGACATAGTGGCTTCTGGTCACAGCGAAATAGGATTATTCAGACGCTACGACTTCACTGCCCTCCCGGCGGATCTTTATCTGATCAGAGGATACCTGGATGGTGGGATTCCTGTAATTGCCGAAGTGTTAAGACCGGGGGCAATACCCCACTTTGTTGTTCTGACAGCCTATGAGGGTGATGATTTTCTTATTCGGGATCCCCTTGATGAGGATATCCGTTACCTCAGTGAAGGATACAAAATCTCTGACAGTCACGGCAGCGGAGCCGCCCGGAATATATTCGGTATCAGAATATTTACGCCGGCGGACTGA